The Colwellia sp. M166 genome segment CGCGCCATGGTGCCGTCTTCATTGAGTATTTCAACAATAACAGCGGCCGCTTCAAGACCAGCTAAACGTGCTAAATCAACACTTGCTTCAGTATGGCCAGCACGATTTAAAACACCACCATCTTTAGCAATCAGCGGGAAAATATGGCCTGGTTGTACGATCGAGTTATGATCAGCATCCTTGCCGACTGCCGCTAATACGGTTGTCGCTCGATCAGCAGCAGAAATACCTGTGGTAACACCTTCAGCAGCTTCAATAGAAACCGTAAAGTTAGTGGTAAATTGTGCGTCATTTTTATCAACCATCAAAGGTAATTTTAACAATTCACAGCGTTCTGCTGACATTGGCATACAAATAAGGCCACGGCCATGAGTTGCCATAAAGTTAATCGCTTCTGGCGTAACTTTTTCTGCTGCCATAATGAAGTCACCTTCATTTTCGCGATCTTCGTCATCCATTAGGATGACCATTTTACCTTGAGCTATATCGTCGATAATCTCTTGTGGCGTGTTTAAATTCATGACAACCTCTTTATTTAATAAAACCACTGCGCGCTAATAACGCGTGTGTAACACCTGAAGCTTCTGGCTTGTCAGCTGTTTGCTTGGTAAGTAATCTTTCAATGTATCGGGCGATTAAATCAACTTCTAGGTTAACTTTAGTGCCCACTTGATATTGATTGATAATAGTTTGTTGTGTGGTATGTGGCACAATCGTTAAACGAAACTTATCTGCTGTTAAGCTGTTAACGGTTAAGCTTGTACCATCAATAGTAATTGAACCTTTTTCGGCAATATAGGCGGCTAGTTCTGTTGGCATAGTCAGCCAGTAATCAATACTATTACCTTGATGCTCAATGCTGGTAATTTCACTCACCGAATCAACATGCCCTGAAACCATATGGCCGCCAAAACGCGTGGTTGGTAGCATGGCTTTTTCAAGATTAACGCTATCACCTATTTGATAATAAGCTAAAGCTGTGCGTGCTAATGTTTCACTCGAAACATCAGCGCTAAAGCTAGCACTGTCTATCGCAACAACCGTTAAGCAAATGCCATTAGTGGCAATTGAGTCGCCTAATTTAACATCTGACAAGTCTAATGTTGCAGTATCAATAGTAACGCGTGCGCCACCACCGGAGGTATTAATTGCTCTCAAACGCCCTACGGCTTCTATGATCCCTGTAAACATTGTTTATCTCGTCACTTATTTATCTGTTTATACTGAAAAGAATACTCTTGTCAGCCTATCGATATTAACGACTAAATTTTGCCGTTAATCTAATATCTTTGCCTATCATGCGAATATCGGTAACATCAAGATTTTTCGCTGCTGATAACTGCTTAACGTCGGGCATATTAACTAAGCTTTTTCCGTCAGCGCCCATAAGTTTAGGCGCTTGGTAAAGTACTAATTCGTCAACTAAATTTTCGCTAATAAATGCGCCAGCTAACTGAGCACCTGACTCAATTAAAATATCGTTCAAACCTTGTTTAGCTAAATAAGCCAATAATGCACGAAGATCAATATGATCACTATTTTTCGCCTTAACCATAGGCACTTGTTCTACGAAATGAGGCCAAGTTAG includes the following:
- a CDS encoding riboflavin synthase, which gives rise to MFTGIIEAVGRLRAINTSGGGARVTIDTATLDLSDVKLGDSIATNGICLTVVAIDSASFSADVSSETLARTALAYYQIGDSVNLEKAMLPTTRFGGHMVSGHVDSVSEITSIEHQGNSIDYWLTMPTELAAYIAEKGSITIDGTSLTVNSLTADKFRLTIVPHTTQQTIINQYQVGTKVNLEVDLIARYIERLLTKQTADKPEASGVTHALLARSGFIK